One Thalassophryne amazonica chromosome 10, fThaAma1.1, whole genome shotgun sequence genomic region harbors:
- the hmg20b gene encoding LOW QUALITY PROTEIN: SWI/SNF-related matrix-associated actin-dependent regulator of chromatin subfamily E member 1-related (The sequence of the model RefSeq protein was modified relative to this genomic sequence to represent the inferred CDS: inserted 2 bases in 2 codons), whose protein sequence is MGGIKQEQNESLQRAKSSQSLDHLQDEPKKRGWPKGKKRKKVLPNGPKAPVTGYVRFLNERREHMRARYPDLTFPEITKRLGAEWTRLAPSDKQRYLDEAEREKMQYAQELKEYQQTEAYQITTSKIQDKRFKKEDTSAAFINPATTGTTLPKVPDLSSRFDIPIFTEEFLDQNKAREAELRRLRKANIEFEEQNTMLQRHIKDMHNAKERLEAELGQDELRTQALHKHLLAIKHXLVNSLSSVPLPDTGETASLGNXDLYLSRLNGFLEDNPLKHRALLTQLRDVLSHIDSEKL, encoded by the exons CCAAAGAAGAGAGGTTGGCCAAagggaaagaaaagaaagaaggtGCTCCCAAATGGTCCCAAGGCTCCAGTAACTGGATATGTCCGGTTCCTGAATGAGCGACGGGAACACATGCGGGCCCGATACCCTGACTTGACGTTTCCAGAAATCACCAAGAGGCTTGGAGCAGAGTGGACACGATTAGCTCCAAGTGACAAACAG CGCTACCTGGACGAGGCAGAACGGGAAAAGATGCAGTATGCCCAGGAACTGAAAGAGTACCAACAGACTGAGGCCTATCAGATCACCACTTCCAAGATACAAGACAAAAGATTTAAAAAAG aggATACATCGGCTGCCTTCATCAATCCTGCGACAACAGGAACAACTTTGCCCAAG GTTCCTGACTTGTCAAGTAGATTTGACATCCCGATATTCACTGAGGAGTTCCTAGATCAAAACAAAG CTCGAGAGGCTGAGCTCCGACGTCTCCGTAAGGCCAACATTGAGTTTGAAGAGCAGAACACGATGCTGCAGAGGCACATAAAGGACATGCACAATGCTAAAGAGCGCCTAGAGGCAGAACTAGGGCAGGACGAGCTGCGTACCCAGGCTCTTCACAAACACTTACTGGCCATTAAGC CATTGGTCAACAGTCTGTCATCTGTCCCTCTGCCAG ATACGGGTGAGACTGCATCTCTTGGAA CTGACTTGTACCTGAGTCGTCTGAATGGTTTCCTGGAGGACAACCCTCTTAAGCACCGTGCTCTGCTCACACAGCTACGAGATGTCCTGTCTCATATTGACAG TGAGAAGTTATAA